Proteins from one Nitrospinota bacterium genomic window:
- a CDS encoding NYN domain-containing protein, with the protein MIKLMVFIDGTWLYSNLRHLAKESNQPGFYIDYGLLPKALMAELEKREGLADLDLVRTFLFGSYPVNYDVMDEDRARRRKDFFSLLREDYHYEVESFPIDYQRRRILHDDRSGEDTFSPREKCVDIALATSMMYNAVIPNSFDIALAVVGDKDYFPMFQRVRQLGKRVAVASIRQSCAKVYSDRQDEKRLKDYHIIWLNDMMESIAWKPEEFMVECKSPLHEGPRQRITTVRLREGQPFFCDECRAKFAEQKAEQMREYTSEGMENHPNGQDELEQAAGKLFEGVIDNIKPDRGFGFIKREDGASFFFHVTHLTNADWNNLQTGLRAKFTITKMPIGTKAGSAGEVTVIPEEDAR; encoded by the coding sequence ATGATAAAATTAATGGTCTTCATTGACGGCACCTGGCTATACTCCAACCTGCGCCACCTGGCCAAAGAGTCCAACCAGCCCGGTTTTTACATTGACTACGGCCTGCTTCCCAAAGCCCTCATGGCCGAGCTTGAAAAACGCGAAGGGCTTGCGGACTTAGACCTTGTGCGCACGTTCCTTTTCGGCAGCTATCCGGTCAACTACGACGTGATGGACGAGGACAGGGCCAGACGCCGCAAGGACTTCTTCTCGCTATTGCGGGAGGACTATCATTACGAAGTGGAGTCGTTCCCGATAGATTACCAGCGCCGCCGCATCCTGCACGACGACCGGAGCGGCGAGGACACCTTCTCGCCCCGCGAAAAATGCGTGGACATCGCGCTGGCCACCTCCATGATGTACAACGCGGTGATCCCAAACTCCTTTGACATCGCGCTTGCGGTGGTGGGGGACAAGGACTATTTCCCGATGTTCCAGCGCGTGCGCCAGCTTGGCAAAAGGGTCGCGGTTGCCTCCATCCGCCAGTCCTGCGCCAAGGTGTACTCCGACAGGCAGGACGAGAAAAGGCTGAAGGACTATCACATCATATGGCTCAACGACATGATGGAGTCCATCGCCTGGAAGCCGGAGGAGTTCATGGTGGAGTGCAAGTCCCCGCTGCACGAGGGGCCGCGCCAGAGGATCACCACCGTGCGGCTTCGCGAGGGGCAGCCGTTTTTCTGCGACGAGTGCCGCGCCAAGTTCGCCGAGCAGAAGGCCGAACAGATGCGCGAATACACCAGCGAGGGGATGGAAAACCACCCCAACGGGCAGGACGAACTTGAGCAGGCGGCCGGAAAGCTTTTCGAGGGGGTGATAGACAACATAAAGCCGGACAGGGGCTTTGGGTTCATCAAGCGGGAAGACGGCGCCAGTTTCTTCTTCCACGTCACCCACCTTACGAACGCGGACTGGAACAACCTGCAGACTGGGCTGCGCGCCAAGTTCACCATCACCAAGATGCCAATCGGCACAAAGGCCGGTTCGGCGGGCGAAGTGACGGTAATACCGGAAGAGGACGCAAGGTAG
- the soxB gene encoding thiosulfohydrolase SoxB, whose translation MCSITRRDFMQIAIAASVTATFENPFEALALASPEKVMEFEPLGNLTLLFVTDPHGHLKPHYYREPSINIGPKSMNRTPGHLTGPDFLKYYKLDPGAVEAYFGSSAGFEELSKKFGKMGGYAHIATMVKKVRAERGGKVLLLDGGDTWQGTAVAMWTAGRAMVDAQNLLGVDAMTPHWEFQYGRGRVDELIKEFKGDFLAQNIRDAEWGEAVYPAYKVYERNGVKVGVVGQSFPYVPIAHPADLSAGLTFGVQPERMQSYVDELRSAKGVDVVVVLSHNGLEVDKKMASQVKGIDFLVSAHTHDAVYAPIMVGNTVVVQAGTHGKFLGRIDAQVKNGKVESYRYKLIPVLSSAIPADTAMQKLIGNAYAPYAAKLSEKLGVAQTTLFRRGTFHGTFDHVIMQAIRDKYDSEIVFSPGYRWGSTVPAGAPITLDDVFDMTAVTYPDVRTFDMKGDRLKLILEDVADNVFNDDPYFQQGGDMSRLMGVAYDCHINGKAMDRLHNIKVNGKDIDLGRRYKISAWGGNLYRAGENLRPANAPVYDVVADYIRRAGKVSAPEESGVNIVGM comes from the coding sequence ATGTGCTCCATCACCCGCCGCGACTTCATGCAAATCGCCATCGCCGCTTCCGTTACCGCAACCTTCGAAAATCCTTTCGAGGCGCTGGCCCTGGCTTCACCGGAAAAAGTGATGGAATTCGAACCGCTGGGCAACCTGACGCTTTTGTTCGTCACCGATCCTCACGGCCACTTAAAGCCTCATTATTACAGGGAGCCTTCCATCAATATCGGCCCGAAGAGCATGAACAGGACCCCGGGGCATCTTACCGGACCGGACTTCCTGAAGTATTACAAGCTCGATCCCGGCGCCGTGGAGGCCTATTTCGGATCAAGCGCCGGATTCGAGGAGTTGTCCAAAAAGTTCGGGAAAATGGGTGGATACGCCCATATCGCCACGATGGTGAAAAAAGTCCGGGCTGAGCGCGGCGGCAAAGTGCTGCTACTTGACGGGGGGGACACATGGCAGGGGACCGCCGTGGCCATGTGGACCGCCGGGCGCGCGATGGTGGACGCCCAGAACCTGCTGGGTGTGGACGCGATGACGCCCCACTGGGAGTTCCAATATGGCAGGGGGCGGGTGGACGAACTTATCAAGGAATTCAAGGGGGACTTCCTCGCCCAGAACATCCGGGACGCCGAGTGGGGCGAGGCGGTGTATCCGGCGTACAAGGTATATGAGCGCAATGGCGTGAAGGTGGGGGTGGTCGGCCAGTCGTTCCCATACGTCCCCATCGCGCACCCGGCGGACCTTTCGGCGGGGCTCACCTTCGGCGTCCAGCCGGAGCGCATGCAATCGTACGTGGACGAACTGCGCTCGGCGAAGGGGGTGGACGTGGTGGTTGTCCTCTCCCACAACGGGCTTGAGGTGGACAAGAAAATGGCCTCGCAGGTGAAAGGGATAGATTTCCTTGTGTCCGCCCATACCCACGACGCGGTGTACGCCCCAATAATGGTGGGGAATACCGTGGTGGTCCAGGCGGGGACCCACGGCAAGTTTCTGGGAAGGATAGACGCCCAGGTGAAAAACGGAAAGGTGGAAAGTTACCGTTATAAGCTCATTCCCGTGCTCTCCTCCGCCATACCGGCCGACACGGCCATGCAGAAGCTTATCGGCAACGCGTATGCCCCATATGCCGCAAAACTTTCAGAAAAGCTCGGTGTGGCCCAGACCACCCTTTTCCGGCGCGGCACCTTTCACGGCACGTTCGACCATGTGATAATGCAGGCCATCCGCGACAAATACGACTCCGAAATAGTCTTCTCCCCCGGCTACCGCTGGGGATCCACCGTGCCGGCCGGGGCGCCCATCACCCTGGACGACGTTTTCGACATGACGGCGGTGACATATCCGGACGTGCGCACCTTCGACATGAAAGGCGATCGGCTAAAGCTCATATTGGAGGACGTGGCCGACAACGTTTTCAACGACGATCCATATTTCCAGCAAGGCGGGGACATGAGCCGTCTTATGGGCGTGGCCTACGATTGCCACATAAACGGCAAGGCCATGGACAGGCTGCATAACATAAAGGTGAACGGGAAGGATATTGACCTGGGCCGAAGATACAAGATTTCCGCATGGGGGGGCAACCTGTACCGCGCAGGAGAGAACCTGCGCCCGGCCAACGCCCCTGTTTACGACGTGGTGGCCGATTACATACGCCGCGCTGGCAAGGTGTCGGCGCCGGAAGAATCCGGAGTGAATATTGTGGGGATGTAG
- a CDS encoding glycosyltransferase translates to MPPRASVVVPAFNAERSIGQCLSALAAQTCPAGSYEVIVVDDGSTDATGEIARKFPIKYIRQDNAGPATARNRGAKEAAGEIILFTDSDCVPEPGWIEQMTRPFADPAVVAVKGAYGAGQEGLTARFAQVEFEERFEMLKKAESIDMVDTYSAAFRSSDFRETGGFDQSFPHANNEDTDLSYKLSAAGKKMVFNPDAKVKHLGHPGSPWKYARLKFWRGYWRMVVYKRHPGKMVKDTYTPQTLKLQIALIFAAAGLGALCPVSHPAGWASLVLLIAFAASTVPFTIFAFRRDAAVGALAPAFLALRAAAIGCGILYYMAGAKAGRD, encoded by the coding sequence ATGCCCCCGCGCGCAAGCGTCGTCGTCCCGGCCTTCAACGCGGAGCGTTCCATCGGGCAATGCCTTTCTGCGCTTGCCGCGCAGACATGCCCCGCCGGATCATACGAAGTGATCGTGGTGGACGACGGCTCCACGGACGCAACCGGCGAGATAGCGCGCAAGTTCCCGATAAAATACATCCGGCAGGATAACGCAGGCCCCGCCACCGCCCGCAATCGTGGCGCAAAAGAAGCGGCAGGGGAGATAATACTGTTCACCGACTCGGACTGCGTCCCGGAGCCCGGCTGGATAGAGCAGATGACAAGACCGTTCGCCGATCCTGCCGTGGTGGCGGTGAAGGGGGCGTATGGCGCAGGCCAGGAAGGCCTTACCGCGCGCTTTGCCCAGGTGGAGTTCGAGGAGCGGTTCGAAATGCTAAAGAAGGCGGAGAGCATAGACATGGTGGACACATATTCCGCCGCGTTCCGCTCCAGTGATTTCCGGGAAACAGGGGGGTTCGACCAGTCTTTCCCCCACGCCAACAACGAGGACACCGACCTGTCGTACAAGCTTTCGGCGGCGGGGAAGAAAATGGTGTTCAACCCGGATGCGAAGGTGAAACACCTGGGGCATCCCGGCTCGCCATGGAAATACGCCCGGCTGAAATTCTGGCGAGGGTACTGGCGGATGGTGGTGTACAAGCGCCACCCCGGAAAGATGGTGAAGGACACATACACTCCCCAGACACTGAAACTCCAGATCGCCCTTATCTTCGCGGCGGCCGGGCTTGGGGCGCTCTGCCCTGTTTCACACCCGGCAGGGTGGGCATCGCTGGTCCTACTTATCGCTTTTGCGGCGTCAACGGTCCCGTTCACCATTTTCGCCTTTCGCCGGGACGCGGCCGTGGGAGCGCTGGCCCCGGCGTTCCTGGCCCTTCGCGCCGCCGCCATAGGCTGCGGGATACTCTATTACATGGCCGGAGCGAAAGCCGGCCGTGATTGA